Below is a genomic region from Billgrantia tianxiuensis.
GTGCGGCTCTTGCCAGGTCGAGGTGGTCGACGGAGACATCGACCACCGCGACAAGGTGCTCACCGCCGCCGAGCGCGCCGGCCAGGACCGGCTGATGAGTTGCTGTTCGAGGGCGAAAAGCAAAAGGCTGAAGCTTGCTCTCTAACGCCGGCCATCGACCGTCCACCACAAAAGCAAATGACAAAAGCACGCAACCCTGACCATCGGGACTCACGAGGAACGACAATGAAAATGCACAAGCTCGCGACACTGACCGCGCTGACCGCACTCTCCCTGGGGGCCTTTCAGGGCGCCGCGGCCACCGAACTCACGGTGAGCACCTGGGCCGGCCCCAACCACGGCGTCAACACCATCGTCTGGCCGACCTGGGGCAAGTGGGTGGAAGACGCCACCGAGGGGCGCGTGACCGTCAACGTGGTCCACGACATGGGACCGCCCAACGCCCAGATGGAGCTGATCGCCGACGGCGTGGCCGACGTCACCTGGCTGTTCCACGGCCTGATGCCGGGACGCTTCGAGCTGACCAAGCTGCCCGAGTTGCCGACCTTCGAGGATTTCTCCTCGGAAGCCGCCTCGGTAGCCTACTGGCGCACCCACAATGAGCACTTCGCCGAGGCCGGCGAGCATCGCGGCGTCGAGGTGATCGGCGTCGGCGTGCACGGACCGGGCTCGCTGTTCCTCAATGAATCGATCGACAGCCTCGACGATTTGAACGGCAAGCGCGTGCGTATCGGCGGCGGTGTGATGGGGGACATCTCCAATGCGCTGGCGCTCACCGGCGTGGCGCTGCCGCCGGCCAGCACCTACGAAGCGGCGACCCAGGGCGTAGTCGACGGGGCCATGCTCACGCTCGAGGGCCTCAAGAGCTTCCGCCTGGCCGAGGTGCTGCCCTACACGGTACAGATGCCGGGCGGCTTCTATCGCGGCAGCTTCTCGCTGGTGATCAATCCGGATACCTGGGCCTCGCTTTCAGATGAAGACCGCGAAGCGATCGAAGAGGTCTCCGGCGAGCGCCTGTCGCGACTGTTCGGCTACATGATGGACGTGGTCGACGTACGCGGCGTCGAGTTTGCCGAGCAGCAGGGCAATACCTTCGTCGAGCTGCCGGCCGGGGAGATCGAGCGCTTCCAGCAGATGGCGGCCGAGCTGCCGGATGCCTGGAAGGAAGCGGCCGGCGCCAAGGGCGTCGACGGTGAGGCCGCCCATGCCTACTTCTTCGAGCAGCTCGATGCTGCCCAGGGCGAGGAGGGACTCTCCGCCGATGAGGTAATCGATCCCGAAGCGTAACCGCGCCCTTTTCCTCATATTCTCTATGCTTGCGAGCACGGCCTGGCCGTGCTCGCTGCGTCATGGCTGGCATGATTTAAGTTTCAAATGAAACTATTTTGACCTCGGTCAATGTTGCCGGGCGTTCGCGGGCCGATACTGGGACAAACGCACACTAGGGGAGAATCAGCATGTCCCAGGCAGCCAAGAACACATGGTGGAACCGTCTCTGCGAAGGCAGCTATCGCGCCTCCACCCGGCGGCTGGTACGCGAGATCGAGGCGGAATCGCCCGGCGTCTACAGCGAGATGCTGCGGGACCTCGAGACGCCGCTGGAGCCCGCCTTCGAACGCGAGATGGCACGCCACCTCGACCGTGGCGGCTTTCGTGCCTTCGTCCCGGCCGAGACCCTGATGCCGGCCATGCTGCAGCGCTTCGGCCTCGAGCCGGGCAGCGTCGCCGGGCATGCCAGCTACCCGAGCCTGCGCGGCAACTGCAACGCCTGCCCGGTGGCCGGCCACTGCTGGGGCGCCATGCGCCGCGATGCAGGTGTCGACGAGTGCCGCGCCTTCTGCCCCAACGCCGCGGCCTTCGAGCGGCTGGCCGAGACGGCCTGACGTACCGACCGGCGGTTTACAGCAGGGACAACAGCACGCCGGCCAGGGCACAGGTCCCCAGCACTTTGAGCATGCCCACGCCGAAGCGGAAGATCGCCAGCAGGGCCGCCACCGAGAGGACCAGGGCGGCCACATCCAGGCTGGCGACGTCGGGTATCAGCAGGCGCAGCCCCGCGCCGCGCCACTCGCCTACCTCGGCGAACACCACGTGCAGGCCGAACCACACCGCCAGGTTGAGCACGACGCCCACGACGGCAGCGGTGATTGCGGTCATGGCGCCGCTCAGCGCGGCGTTGTCGCGCAGGCGCTCCACGTAGGGAGCGCCGAGGAAGATCCACAGAAAGCAGGGCACGAAGGTGACCCAGGTGGTGAGGATAGCCGCCAGGGTGGCGGCCAGCCACGGATCGAGGGGGGCGGCTTCGCGGAAGGCACCCATGAAACCGACGAACTGCACCACCTGGATCAGCGGGCCGGGGGTGGTCTCGGCCATGCCCAGGCCGTCGAGCATCTCACCCGGCGCCAGCCAGCCGTAGTTCTGCACCGCGGCTTGGGCCACGTAGCTCAGCACTGCGTAGGCACCGCCGAAGGTCACCACCGCCATCCGGCTGAAGAAGGTGGCGATCTGGCTGAAGACGTTGTCCGGTCCCAGCGCCAGCAGCAGCAGGGCCACAGGCGTCAGCCACAGCGTCAGGCAGATCGCCGATATCTTGAGCGACCAGGCGCGATTGGGCCGCGCATGGGCGGGCAGCTCGGCGCCCAGCAGGGAGTCGCCGTCGGCCAGGCCGCTCGCACCCTCCGGCCCATGCCCGCCGCCGACACGAAACAGGGGGGAGCCGGCCTTGCCGCCGACGAAACCGATCAGCGCCGCACCCAGGATGATCAGCGGAAAGGCGATATCGAGAAAGAAGATCGCCACGAATGCGGCTGCGGCAATGCCCAGCATCACATTGTTGCGCAGGGCGCGCTTGCCGATGCGCACCACCGCATTGATGACGATGGCCAGCACCGCCGCTTTCAACCCGAAGAACAGCCCTTCCACCATGCCCACGTTGCCCAGCGCGGCATACAGGTAGCTGAGCGCCAGAATGGCAATGAAACCGGGCAGCACGAACAGCGTGCCGGCCAGCAGCCCGCCCTTGGTGCGATGCATCAGCCAGCCGATATAGATCGCCAACTGCTGCGCCTCAGGCCCCGGCAGCAGCATGCAGTAGTTGAGCGCGTGCAGGAAGCGATGCTCGCCGATCCAGCGTTTCTCCTCGACCAGGATGCGATGCATCACCGCGATCTGCCCGGCCGGGCCGCCGAAGCTGAGCAGGGCGATGCGCAGCCAGACGCGAAAGGCCTCGCGGAAGGGAACGTCGTGTGGCAGGGGCGGTGGCATGCTGTCTCCTGTCAGTCTGGGGCGGAACGAAAGTAAGCCTATTCTACACTGCTCGGCCACGTCACTTTCATGGACTCACCGGCTCTATTCGGGCCTGCGTTGAGCGTTTTGAAAGGTAGCGTTGATCCGAAGTCCGCTGAGTCCTGGAGGGAGGATTACAGTGAAAAAACACGGCGGGCATGCGCTGTCGCTCGCGCAGTGCTGCGGGAAAGTATGCATCTCCCAATAAGGTCTATGGCGCTGGTATGGAGGGTGGGGTCATATGTTCAAGAAGATTGGGATCTCGCTTCAATTGACGATACTCGTTGGCATCTTATTGGCTGCCATGGTCGGCATTGGGGTTTTCGGACTTCACGGCAAGAGCACGACACTGGGTAGCCTGAAGTCAGTCTATGAAGACCGGGTAATTCCGCTACGTCAGCTCTCGCAGATAGCCGATGAGTATGCGGTCAACATTGTCGATGCTTCGCACAAGGTGGCCAACGGGAACATCACTTGGGACGAAGGGCGGCGCAATGTGGCGAATGCCCGCCAGGACATTGCAGACGTCTGGGCCGCCTACCTCGACACCTATCTGGTCGAGGAGGAACGTAGAATCGTTGCGGAAATGCGGCCTCTCCTGGAAACGGCCGATGACGCCGTGGCTCGCTTTCAGCAAATCCTGCAGCAAGAGGATGCCACTGCTCTCAGGGCCTTCATCGTCGACGAACTCTACCAGACGATCGATCCGGTAACCGATGCGTTCGGCGACCTGATGCGGGTCCAGCTCGATGTCGCCGAGGCGGAATACAATAGCGGTAACGCGCTCTATGCCTCCATGCAGGTCGTCTTCATTGCCACCATGTCGGGTGCGTTCATCCTGGGTGTTTTCCTGGCTTGGTACATCATTTCCGGCATCAGTCGAAGCCTTGGCGCCGAGCCGGCTTACGTGGCCGAGATTGCCAATCATGTCGCCAATCAGAACCTGAGCCTGAAAATAACGACACGTCCCGGCGACAGCCACAGCGTGCTGTTCGCCATGAAGCGCATGGTGGAGCAGTTATCCAGCGTCATCACCGAGGTGCGCGAGAGCAGCGCTTCCATCCATCTCGGCACGCGCGAGATCGCGGCCGGGAATACGGACCTTTCCACCCGGACCGAGCAGCAGGCGGCCGCACTGGAACAGACCGCTTCGAGCATGGAGGAGCTGACTGCGACCGTGAAACAGAACGCCGACAACTCCCGACAGGCGAGTGGCCTGGCGCGGGATGCTTCGTCCACCGCCGAGCGCGGCGGCGAAGTGGTGAACCGCGTGGTCGAAACCATGCATGGTATCGCAGGGAGCTCCAGCAAGATTGCGGATATCACCGGCGTGATCGACTCGATCGCCTTCCAGACCAACATCCTGGCACTCAATGCATCCGTCGAGGCTGCCCGAGCGGGCGAGCAGGGTCGCGGCTTCGCCGTGGTGGCGGGAGAGGTGCGTCATCTGGCCAGCCGCAGTGCCGACGCGGCCCGGGAGATCAAGGCCTTGATCGAGAGTTCGGTGGAGCAGGTGCAGGCGGGCTCCGCCCTGGTGGAGAAGGCGGGGGCGACCATGCAGGAAGTCGTGTCCGCCGTGCGCCGCGTAACCGACATCATGGACGAAATCTCGGCGGCATCGCAGGAGCAGAGCGACGGCATCGAGCAGGTCACCACGGCGGTCGGCCAGATGGATCAGGTAACCCAGCAGAACGCGGCCCTGGTGCAGGAAGCGTCAGCGGCGGCGGCCTCCCTCGAGGAGCAGGCCAATCGGCTGGAGCAGGCTGTGGCGGTCTTCCGGCTCGCTGGCAGTTGGGACGCGCAGCGGCAGCCGCTGGGTGGTGCTGCCTCTGCTCTCAAGACGCTGACCAAGACAACGCTGCCGACTGCTTCGCTGCGCTCGGAAACGTCGAAGCGCAGCGCAGGCGAGGCCGAGTGGGAGGCGTTCTGAAGCGCGGCCGTCTGGAGCGAGGCCTACCCCAGCCGCCGATAGAGCGTCGAGCGGCTGATGCCCAGTGCCCGGGCGGCGGCGGTCATATTGCCGCCGTGGGCGTCGAGCGTGCGCAGCATATGCAGGCGCTCCAGCTCGCGCAGCTCCTGGGGGAGTCGGTAGTCACCGACATGGCCGGCGGTCTGTCGGTGGCGGTTGCTCCTGCGCTTAGCTTGCGCTGCCAGCGCGGCGAGAGCGCT
It encodes:
- a CDS encoding TRAP transporter substrate-binding protein; the protein is MHKLATLTALTALSLGAFQGAAATELTVSTWAGPNHGVNTIVWPTWGKWVEDATEGRVTVNVVHDMGPPNAQMELIADGVADVTWLFHGLMPGRFELTKLPELPTFEDFSSEAASVAYWRTHNEHFAEAGEHRGVEVIGVGVHGPGSLFLNESIDSLDDLNGKRVRIGGGVMGDISNALALTGVALPPASTYEAATQGVVDGAMLTLEGLKSFRLAEVLPYTVQMPGGFYRGSFSLVINPDTWASLSDEDREAIEEVSGERLSRLFGYMMDVVDVRGVEFAEQQGNTFVELPAGEIERFQQMAAELPDAWKEAAGAKGVDGEAAHAYFFEQLDAAQGEEGLSADEVIDPEA
- the chrA gene encoding chromate efflux transporter; protein product: MPPPLPHDVPFREAFRVWLRIALLSFGGPAGQIAVMHRILVEEKRWIGEHRFLHALNYCMLLPGPEAQQLAIYIGWLMHRTKGGLLAGTLFVLPGFIAILALSYLYAALGNVGMVEGLFFGLKAAVLAIVINAVVRIGKRALRNNVMLGIAAAAFVAIFFLDIAFPLIILGAALIGFVGGKAGSPLFRVGGGHGPEGASGLADGDSLLGAELPAHARPNRAWSLKISAICLTLWLTPVALLLLALGPDNVFSQIATFFSRMAVVTFGGAYAVLSYVAQAAVQNYGWLAPGEMLDGLGMAETTPGPLIQVVQFVGFMGAFREAAPLDPWLAATLAAILTTWVTFVPCFLWIFLGAPYVERLRDNAALSGAMTAITAAVVGVVLNLAVWFGLHVVFAEVGEWRGAGLRLLIPDVASLDVAALVLSVAALLAIFRFGVGMLKVLGTCALAGVLLSLL
- a CDS encoding methyl-accepting chemotaxis protein, encoding MFKKIGISLQLTILVGILLAAMVGIGVFGLHGKSTTLGSLKSVYEDRVIPLRQLSQIADEYAVNIVDASHKVANGNITWDEGRRNVANARQDIADVWAAYLDTYLVEEERRIVAEMRPLLETADDAVARFQQILQQEDATALRAFIVDELYQTIDPVTDAFGDLMRVQLDVAEAEYNSGNALYASMQVVFIATMSGAFILGVFLAWYIISGISRSLGAEPAYVAEIANHVANQNLSLKITTRPGDSHSVLFAMKRMVEQLSSVITEVRESSASIHLGTREIAAGNTDLSTRTEQQAAALEQTASSMEELTATVKQNADNSRQASGLARDASSTAERGGEVVNRVVETMHGIAGSSSKIADITGVIDSIAFQTNILALNASVEAARAGEQGRGFAVVAGEVRHLASRSADAAREIKALIESSVEQVQAGSALVEKAGATMQEVVSAVRRVTDIMDEISAASQEQSDGIEQVTTAVGQMDQVTQQNAALVQEASAAAASLEEQANRLEQAVAVFRLAGSWDAQRQPLGGAASALKTLTKTTLPTASLRSETSKRSAGEAEWEAF
- a CDS encoding helix-turn-helix domain-containing protein encodes the protein MLRTLDAHGGNMTAAARALGISRSTLYRRLG